The window ACTTATGTTCACATAcaattttaaattattcattaaTTTTGCCCCTTCCTTCTTCTGCGCTGGACGTTCGACTTCAACAAACCCCTCTGATATCTGGCGCCACACGCCACTTCTCTCTGTCAGTTGAGAATATCTGACAGCCTCAGGTTTGAGGACGAATCACATTACAGCAACTGTCAAGTATTCAGCATGGGTTTATTGGCACATCAGTCCATCAGGCACCTCTACTCATCTTATGTCTGACTAAAGCATTACCGGGGCAGTTTTTAGAAACGGAAATCTGAAGTAGAAATCTGATGTGGCGAACACATCTGGCAGAAAACACGAGGATTAAGGGGCTGCTAAAGGATCCATTCAGTCCACACTAAAAGCTGATGCTGGAGCGCCGCTGCAGGAGGTTGTAAGAAGatggtttttattttgtaacaACAAAGGAGCATCGTACAGAAAAGATAACATCCTAGTTTGGTTATTTCTATATTAGGCAgggttgtatgtttgttttcagaCTCGTGAAAGCAGGCAGCtactgctgcagctgcagcagcttccCCGCTGCAGAGTTCAGGCTCCGGGCCTGCTTCGCCAAATGTTTGTCACTGATTTTTTTCAAAacaacagacaaacaaatgatggaaaaaattaaagaaaaagaaagtgaagagagagaaaatggaTCCATGAACATAAGAAATGTCATCTGGAAGCACCAAATACATATCGTGCTGTAATAATAAACTAGCCTCACCTGGTCTCCAGCTGTTTTATGGTCCCTGACATTtggttcattttctcctccATGCGAACGATGATCTCACTCTTCTGTTTCGAGCTGGCATCGGCACTCTGCAGAAGATTATCCAAACTAGTCAACTGATGTCTTTCCTCCATATACACTCGGATTTGTGTGAAAAGATATTTTTGGGGATCTAATCCTCCACCTGCTCGTCATCCCTAGAACAGCAGGTGGAGGATTGGGATTAGGCGGCTGTGAAGACCAGGATAGGGGTCCGAAAAAGGAAGGACAGGTGGACGGATGAAATATCTGATAAATGCGACCATCCCTAGTTGATCAGACGGCAAGAAATCCAAATTAAGAGACTAAACTCAGAGCAAAAGTGAAGATCACCTGTGCACCTTTTAATCTGAGGCCAGGTTGAAAACTTTTTCCGCCTAATATTTTCAATGTGTTCCAGTAAACTAATTGCTATCGTCCATTTTATTCTTGCTTTGTGGAACAGTTTCAGTCTTCTTACAGTTAAGCAGACCTTTGAACTTTCTCATTGAAGTGGCCTCCTCTTTTCTGccttaactgaaaaaaaaaaaaaagccaagttCTTACTGTCAGTCAGTATCTACTGCTGACTGCAAGTTATTCTAGACAGGAAGTGATGCTTTATCATTTCACAGAGAGCTAATAGTGAAATTAAACACCTACAAGTTTCTGGGAAAAGCTGAAATCTACAAGTGAAGCCCTgagagacaaaagtggatgtGAGCCTTTTAAAAGCAGTGTCCTCATAATCAGACATGAGAAGCACCGCCTCACCTGTGACTTGTGCATTAGCTGTTGGTTGATGGCACGAAGGTCTTCCAGCTGCTGTCTGAGCTCCACCAGAGCGTCCTGCTTCTCACAGACGTCTTTCTCCAGCATCTTCATGGACAGCTCCATCTCCTGCTTCATCCCGATCTGCACCTCCAGCTCCTTCTCCACATCCTGCACACAAGTCAGACTTTGTCAGTTAGAAAAATATAAGCAGGAATGTCATAATTAAACTCTAAGCTAAATGGACTGAATTTGGACTGGGCTGACTGTCTTTCTCCACATAAGCTTTGTTGTATTTCTGTGTAAATGGcagctaaaaatgaaaacactaaACAGGCCAAGCACATTTGTTACTATTAACTACAAACTTTGTCAGCAGATGACACGGCTACATGTATAATCTCTCGCTGGTATCAACGCTTCAACGACTTAAAGCTACACAAAGActgtcaaacagctgaaacgcaCCAGTCGAAGCAAAGTTTCCTCTTTGAGCTGCTTGCGTGTTTCCCCCAGCGCTTGTCCGTCTGCTGCTGAATCACTTCTTAATGCCTGAAGAAAAAAGGAACGCTTGCTTTTACTACAAATTTCCAAATGCTCGAGTCAGCTGCTGCATAAACTGGCAGATAAGCAGTGTTCACCTTTCTGGACTCCAGCTGATACGAGCTCTCCTCCTTTACTCTCTCCACGTCTTCTTGTAAAGTGATGATCCTGTTATTCGCCACTGCGAGCTGCAAGGACAGAAATCAACAAAGCAGCTTGGTAAACAGGAAGTCCCTGCAGCCGGGCTAAAAACATGTAAGGCTGACATTTAAAGACAGTTTTTGAAGATGATCACTGTGAGACTCGCCTCTTCTGTCAGCTTCGTGTTGGACTTTTCCAGAGCGTCCACTTTGGCCTGCAGGTTATTTACCGACGCGCTGTAAACAGGCAGAAAGCAGGTGAGTCACCGAGCTCGACAAGGTGAGGAGAGCAAAGTGAGCGCACCACCCCGACAAACCTTAAATGTCTGTTCAGCTCCTCCACGTAGTTCTTCTGATCGAGAATCGCTGTGATCTGACCGTCCCTGAAAACGCACAAAGAGAAACGTGCAGTTAGCCGtcaggcacacaaacacacagcaacacaaacaaaacaatagaAATCTGACAGAAAATCTCATTCTAGTGCagtatttttaaactgttgagGCTAAAATGTGTTTCAGGCATGGAACGGAAATCTTTTTCAATATTCAAGTTTAAAGGCCACACATTGGAAAAATATGGTCCGAAGGCTGGGGCTCAATCCAGCCGTCCAAATAAAAGAACACTTTCTGTCAATTAAGTTCAAGAGAAATGGCTGTCAGTCGACAGAGGTAGGagtgaagcaaaaacaaaacacacgcTCCGATTACAGGCCCACAGCTACTGCTGATGGGACTAGAGGAGCCAGGACTCACCCCTCCACGCtcttgctgctgtgtccacCGTCTTTTAGGTACATGGAGAAATCGATCACCCCAACCTGCAGATGTTTtaagaaaaaggcaaaaaacaaaTGACAGGAGCCATCCTCGTATGTAAAACAATTCAAAGTATGTGTGTAGAGTCTGCAGGCTGAAATATTTTAGTCTCCAAGCTCAGGCGGATATGAACAAAGAGCTGCAACATTCCTCACAGTCACTCTGGACTCCCAACCTGAGAGCTGAACATCCTGACTGACAAGCTGTGAGCTGCTGAAACAAGAACAACCTGAAGCTGCACTGCtcaacattttaatgtttatgaAGCAGAGCGGGGACACAGGCCTCAGAGCCCAAATCGCTGCGCCCCTTTACATTGCTCTTAATTCAgttgtgctgctgctgtgtaaAGGAAACATCGCTGTACTTCATATTTAAATGATCTGAACAGATGGTTTAACTcagggtggggaactccaggcctcgagggccggtgtcctgcaggttttagctgtgtccttgatccatcacagatgattcaaatggctaaatgacctcctcaacatgtcttgaagttctccagaggtctGGTAaggaactaatcatttgattcaggtgtgttgacccagggtgagatctaaaacctgcaggagacCTGGAGTTCCCCACGCCTGGTTTAATGAAAGGCTTTTGTTGGCATTTTTAAGGGAAAGTACTGACTGT is drawn from Maylandia zebra isolate NMK-2024a linkage group LG12, Mzebra_GT3a, whole genome shotgun sequence and contains these coding sequences:
- the rufy3 gene encoding protein RUFY3 isoform X4, whose product is MSDLTPQSETPTPTTDKITQAARETIYLCNFRVSVDGEWLCLRELNDISLTPDPEPVHEDPKDPIAIERLNLMNMAKLSIKGLIESALNLGRTLDSDYAPLQQFFVVMEHCLKHGLKTKKTFLGQNKSFWGPLELVEKLTPEAGEITASVKDLPGLKTPLGRGRAWLRLALMQKKLSDYMKTIINRKDLLSEFYEPNALMMEEEGAVIAGLLVGLNVIDANLCMKGEDLDSQVGVIDFSMYLKDGGHSSKSVEGDGQITAILDQKNYVEELNRHLSASVNNLQAKVDALEKSNTKLTEELAVANNRIITLQEDVERVKEESSYQLESRKALRSDSAADGQALGETRKQLKEETLLRLDVEKELEVQIGMKQEMELSMKMLEKDVCEKQDALVELRQQLEDLRAINQQLMHKSQSADASSKQKSEIIVRMEEKMNQMSGTIKQLETSDKHLAKQARSLNSAAGKLLQLQQ